One Paenibacillus sp. FSL W8-0186 genomic window carries:
- the icd gene encoding NADP-dependent isocitrate dehydrogenase: protein MLKLEKFALPTEGQKIEIQDGKLQVPNNPIIPFIEGDGTGRDIWRASKRVLDSAVEKAYGGEKKIAWYEVFAGEKAYNTYGEWLPADTLTAIREYIVAIKGPLTTPIGGGIRSLNVALRQELDLYVCLRPVRYFDGVPSPVKHPELVDMVIFRENTEDIYAGIEYKEGSEEVKKVLAFLQKEMGVNKIRFPETSGIGIKPVSAEGSKRLVRAAVEYAIKHGRKSVTLVHKGNIMKFTEGAFKNWGYEVAEEEFGDKVFTWAQYDRIKEESGTEAANKAQKDAQDSGKIIIKDAIADIALQQVLTRPTDFDVIATLNLNGDYLSDALAAQVGGIGIAPGANINYVTGHAIFEATHGTAPKYADLDVVNPGSVILSGVMLLEHLGWQEAADLIYKGLEASINNKTVTYDFARLMEGATEVKCSEFADQVIKNM, encoded by the coding sequence ATGTTGAAATTAGAAAAGTTTGCTCTGCCTACAGAAGGGCAAAAAATTGAAATTCAGGACGGCAAACTGCAGGTTCCTAACAATCCGATCATTCCGTTCATCGAGGGCGACGGCACAGGCCGCGATATCTGGAGAGCTTCCAAGCGTGTGCTGGACTCCGCAGTTGAGAAAGCATACGGCGGCGAGAAGAAAATTGCCTGGTATGAAGTTTTTGCTGGCGAGAAAGCCTACAATACATACGGAGAGTGGCTGCCAGCCGATACGCTGACGGCGATCCGCGAGTATATTGTAGCCATCAAAGGCCCGCTTACGACGCCAATCGGCGGCGGAATCCGTTCCCTGAACGTAGCATTGCGCCAGGAGCTTGACTTGTATGTATGTCTGCGTCCTGTACGTTACTTCGACGGTGTGCCGTCTCCGGTCAAGCATCCTGAACTGGTAGATATGGTTATCTTCCGTGAGAACACAGAAGACATCTACGCGGGCATCGAATATAAAGAAGGTTCTGAAGAAGTGAAGAAGGTGCTTGCGTTCCTGCAAAAGGAAATGGGCGTTAACAAAATCCGCTTCCCGGAAACGTCCGGTATCGGGATCAAGCCGGTATCGGCTGAAGGCTCCAAGCGCCTCGTTCGCGCTGCGGTTGAATATGCGATCAAGCATGGCCGCAAGAGCGTAACCCTAGTTCATAAAGGCAACATCATGAAATTTACGGAAGGCGCCTTCAAGAACTGGGGCTATGAAGTAGCGGAAGAGGAATTCGGCGATAAGGTGTTCACTTGGGCTCAATATGACCGGATTAAAGAAGAGTCCGGCACGGAAGCTGCCAACAAGGCGCAGAAGGATGCTCAGGACAGCGGCAAGATCATTATCAAGGACGCCATCGCGGACATCGCTTTGCAGCAGGTCTTGACTCGTCCGACAGATTTCGACGTCATTGCGACGCTGAACCTGAACGGCGACTATCTGTCCGATGCCCTCGCAGCTCAAGTAGGCGGCATTGGTATTGCGCCAGGCGCGAACATCAACTATGTGACAGGACACGCGATTTTTGAAGCTACCCATGGTACGGCTCCAAAATATGCGGATCTGGACGTGGTTAACCCTGGTTCTGTTATCTTGTCTGGCGTCATGCTCCTCGAGCATTTGGGCTGGCAGGAAGCAGCTGACCTCATCTACAAAGGGCTTGAAGCATCGATTAATAATAAGACCGTTACCTATGATTTTGCACGTTTGATGGAAGGCGCAACAGAAGTGAAATGCTCTGAGTTTGCAGATCAAGTCATCAAAAACATGTAA
- the yfbR gene encoding 5'-deoxynucleotidase gives MNDHFHFSAYMYRLRSIKRWSLMRSTATENVAEHSFHVALLTHLLCEIGNSLYGRSLNSDRAATLALFHDATEVFTGDIPTPVKHHNPRLLSSFREMEEIAAERLLSMVPPELKPTYGALLSPNHHANRKTGDDELLKYVKAADSLDAYLKCAWELTSGNREFAVAKEQLLDKLQRLSLPEIDYFLEHLAPSFDMTLDELSEQS, from the coding sequence ATGAACGATCATTTTCATTTTTCTGCCTACATGTACCGCCTGCGCTCTATCAAACGCTGGAGCCTTATGCGCAGCACGGCCACCGAGAATGTTGCCGAGCATTCCTTCCATGTCGCTTTGCTGACCCACCTCCTCTGCGAAATAGGCAACAGCCTGTACGGGCGCAGTCTGAATTCGGATCGCGCGGCGACGCTTGCCCTGTTCCATGATGCAACAGAGGTATTCACCGGCGACATCCCAACCCCCGTAAAGCATCATAACCCTCGCTTGCTTTCAAGCTTTCGAGAGATGGAGGAAATAGCCGCCGAACGTCTTCTCTCCATGGTCCCTCCAGAGCTAAAGCCGACGTATGGAGCATTGTTATCTCCGAATCACCATGCTAACCGGAAGACCGGAGATGACGAGCTACTCAAATATGTCAAAGCTGCCGACAGCCTGGATGCGTACTTGAAATGTGCCTGGGAGCTTACATCGGGCAATCGAGAATTTGCTGTAGCTAAGGAGCAGCTGCTGGATAAACTTCAACGGCTGAGCCTGCCGGAGATCGATTATTTCCTTGAGCATTTGGCGCCAAGCTTTGACATGACGCTTGACGAACTGTCCGAGCAAAGCTGA
- a CDS encoding helix-turn-helix transcriptional regulator, with translation MDYRSLGKRLRQERHKMHLTQEKLAEKIEVSDAYIGQIERGERSLSLETLVKLANQLGVTVDYLLHDSIEINDDHFLNQINQIMIHRSPKEKQLALDTIKMIFTHLDDMQNDSNL, from the coding sequence ATGGATTATAGATCATTGGGCAAAAGGCTGCGCCAAGAACGTCATAAGATGCATTTGACCCAGGAAAAGCTTGCCGAGAAGATAGAAGTTTCCGATGCGTACATAGGTCAAATTGAACGAGGCGAAAGGAGCTTATCGTTAGAAACTCTGGTCAAACTAGCGAATCAATTAGGTGTAACCGTCGACTACTTGCTTCACGATTCCATCGAAATCAATGACGACCATTTCCTGAACCAAATCAATCAGATTATGATTCACCGCTCGCCGAAGGAGAAACAGTTAGCTTTGGACACCATCAAGATGATTTTTACTCACTTGGACGATATGCAAAATGACAGCAACCTCTAA
- a CDS encoding SDR family oxidoreductase produces MSGSGQTKQTMPPQHQNQRPGIEEEMNPRPKYEGNYKAAGKLQGKVALITGGDSGIGRAVALAYAKEGADVAIVYLNENEDAKLTKQEVEQEGRKCLLISGDLGDESFAKQAVEQTVNELGGLDILINNAAEQHPQEDITDITAEQLERTFRTNIFAMFFVTKAAMAHLKKGSAIINTASVTAYRGNPQLIDYSATKGAIVSFTRALSMNIVGKKGIRVNAVAPGPIWTPLIPSTFDKEQVAQFGANTPMQRPGQPEELAPAYVFLGSDDSSYISGQVLHINGGEIVNG; encoded by the coding sequence ATGTCAGGAAGCGGACAAACCAAGCAAACCATGCCTCCGCAGCATCAGAACCAGCGGCCCGGAATCGAAGAAGAAATGAATCCGCGCCCGAAATACGAAGGGAACTATAAAGCAGCGGGCAAGCTCCAGGGCAAAGTTGCGCTAATTACGGGGGGAGACAGCGGAATCGGAAGAGCCGTAGCTTTAGCATATGCCAAAGAGGGCGCCGACGTAGCTATCGTATATTTGAACGAAAATGAGGATGCGAAGCTGACGAAGCAGGAGGTCGAGCAGGAGGGCAGGAAATGCCTGCTTATTTCCGGGGATTTAGGAGACGAATCGTTCGCCAAACAGGCAGTAGAGCAAACGGTCAACGAACTGGGCGGTCTCGATATCCTGATCAACAATGCTGCCGAGCAGCATCCGCAGGAGGACATTACGGACATAACGGCCGAGCAGCTCGAGAGAACATTCCGGACGAATATTTTTGCGATGTTCTTTGTGACGAAGGCAGCGATGGCTCATCTAAAGAAAGGCAGTGCGATCATCAATACGGCCTCCGTAACAGCCTATCGCGGGAATCCGCAGCTGATTGATTATTCCGCAACTAAAGGGGCGATCGTCAGCTTCACGCGGGCCCTGTCCATGAACATCGTCGGCAAGAAAGGAATCCGTGTTAACGCGGTTGCACCCGGTCCGATCTGGACGCCTCTCATACCATCCACATTTGATAAGGAACAAGTGGCCCAATTCGGAGCGAATACACCGATGCAGCGCCCTGGCCAGCCGGAAGAACTGGCTCCAGCCTACGTGTTCTTAGGCTCGGATGATTCATCCTACATTAGCGGGCAGGTATTGCATATCAACGGCGGAGAGATCGTGAACGGATAA
- the citZ gene encoding citrate synthase translates to MTATKGLEGIVAATSSISSIHDGVLAYRGINIDELAERASYEETAYLLWYGKLPTKSQLLTLQQQLSEYAAVPQAVLEQMKLYPKDANTMAVLRTGVSALALYDENANDISRESNQLKAIKLQAQLPTLIAAYARIRDGKEPIAPLKDVSLAYNFLYMLSGEKPDEVAVRALDQALVLHADHELNASTFSARVTIATLSDIYSGITSAIGTLKGPLHGGANEAVMNMLSEIGTLDKAEGYIQNKLNNREKIMGFGHRVYKNGDPRAKHLQKMSRELSVLKGDSTLYDISVKVEELVTGQKGLKPNVDFYSASVYTLLGIPSDLFTPIFAISRLSGWTAHILEQLDDNRIIRPRADYVGPTNQRYIPIDMR, encoded by the coding sequence ATGACAGCTACTAAAGGCCTCGAAGGTATTGTCGCAGCTACATCCTCGATTAGCTCCATTCATGACGGCGTCCTCGCTTACCGCGGGATCAATATCGACGAACTGGCAGAACGTGCAAGTTACGAAGAGACCGCTTATTTACTTTGGTACGGCAAATTGCCTACGAAATCCCAATTGTTGACCCTGCAGCAGCAGCTCAGCGAATACGCAGCAGTACCTCAAGCGGTACTGGAGCAAATGAAGCTTTATCCAAAGGATGCCAATACAATGGCCGTGCTGCGGACCGGCGTGTCGGCTCTTGCTTTGTATGATGAGAATGCAAATGATATCTCCCGGGAGAGCAATCAGCTGAAGGCGATCAAGCTGCAAGCCCAGCTGCCGACGCTGATCGCCGCTTATGCGCGCATCCGCGACGGCAAGGAGCCGATTGCGCCATTAAAGGATGTATCTCTTGCTTACAATTTCCTTTATATGCTGTCCGGCGAGAAACCGGATGAGGTTGCGGTTCGCGCCTTGGACCAGGCTCTTGTCCTGCATGCCGATCATGAGCTGAATGCTTCGACGTTCTCGGCACGCGTAACCATTGCTACGCTGTCTGATATTTATTCCGGGATTACCTCGGCTATTGGGACGTTGAAAGGGCCTTTGCATGGAGGCGCTAACGAAGCCGTAATGAACATGCTTAGCGAAATCGGAACGCTGGATAAGGCGGAAGGATATATTCAGAATAAGCTGAACAACCGGGAGAAAATTATGGGCTTCGGCCACCGCGTTTATAAAAACGGGGATCCGCGCGCCAAGCATCTGCAGAAGATGTCCCGCGAGCTTAGCGTTCTGAAGGGCGATTCTACGCTGTATGATATTTCCGTGAAGGTCGAAGAGCTTGTTACCGGACAAAAGGGATTGAAGCCGAACGTAGACTTCTATTCGGCGTCCGTATACACGCTGCTTGGCATCCCTAGCGACCTCTTTACGCCGATCTTTGCAATCAGCCGCCTCTCGGGCTGGACGGCTCATATTTTGGAGCAGCTCGATGACAATCGGATCATTCGTCCGCGCGCTGATTATGTTGGCCCGACGAATCAACGTTATATTCCGATCGATATGAGGTAA
- the mdh gene encoding malate dehydrogenase — translation MAIHRKKITVVGAGFTGATTALMLAQKELGDIVLLDIPQLENPTKGKALDMLEASPVQGFDSSITGTSSYEDAANSDIVIITAGIARKPGMSRDDLVSTNAGIVRTVCENVKKYCPDSTVIILSNPVDAMTYAAYQALGFPKNRVIGQSGVLDTARYCTFIAQELNVSVEDVRGFVLGGHGDDMVPLVRYSSVGGIPIDTLLSKERIEAIVQRTRVGGGEIVNLLGSGSAYYAPAASLVQMTEAILKDKKRVLPVIALLEGEYGYDQLFMGVPVILGGNGIERIFELELTADEKAALDKSADSVRNVIKIVQG, via the coding sequence GTGGCCATTCATCGTAAGAAAATCACAGTCGTCGGCGCCGGATTTACCGGCGCAACGACTGCGCTGATGCTGGCACAGAAAGAACTCGGCGATATCGTTCTGCTGGATATTCCTCAATTGGAGAATCCAACAAAGGGGAAGGCGCTCGATATGCTGGAAGCAAGCCCGGTGCAGGGCTTCGACAGCAGCATCACAGGCACTTCTTCCTATGAGGATGCCGCGAATTCCGACATCGTGATCATTACGGCGGGAATCGCCCGCAAGCCGGGAATGAGCAGGGATGACCTTGTAAGCACAAATGCAGGTATCGTTCGCACGGTGTGCGAGAACGTGAAGAAGTATTGCCCGGACTCGACTGTCATCATTTTGAGCAACCCGGTCGATGCTATGACTTATGCCGCTTATCAAGCACTAGGATTCCCTAAGAACCGCGTCATCGGCCAATCCGGCGTACTTGACACGGCCCGCTATTGCACGTTTATCGCGCAGGAGCTTAACGTATCCGTCGAGGATGTCCGCGGCTTCGTGCTTGGCGGCCATGGCGACGACATGGTGCCGCTTGTGCGGTATTCCAGTGTTGGAGGCATTCCAATCGATACGCTGCTTTCCAAAGAGCGCATCGAGGCGATTGTTCAGCGGACCCGCGTAGGCGGCGGGGAAATCGTTAACCTGCTCGGCAGCGGCAGTGCTTATTATGCACCCGCAGCTTCGCTTGTCCAAATGACGGAAGCGATCCTGAAGGACAAGAAACGTGTCCTTCCGGTTATCGCTTTGCTGGAAGGCGAATATGGCTACGATCAATTGTTCATGGGCGTCCCCGTCATCCTAGGCGGCAATGGCATCGAGAGAATTTTCGAGCTGGAGCTGACGGCCGATGAGAAGGCTGCGCTGGATAAATCCGCAGACTCGGTACGCAATGTCATCAAGATCGTTCAAGGCTGA
- the ytvI gene encoding sporulation integral membrane protein YtvI, with protein MNNVFVKRVLRGAWVCSLLVALLLLAYWLIPLLYPFLIAWFVAYMMNPFVSWLDRHFRLPRWLSVILALLVYFGSAIIVFSAAVTRLVKELIHVTESLDLSIEKWKNAFLEWSQNEKLQNILNEINRFIASHPGYSNTLHKNFDSTAVNISSAISRAVASLLNGVVNLLTSLPSLGIIVLVILLAAFFMSKNWNQNLQLLTRFIPEPFQQTAREIWNDLQKALFGYLQTQFIMISITAVIVLIGLLILGVESAFTYALLIGFVDLLPYLGVGTIMIPWLVYAYVSGDLSLGIGLSILYGLLLVSRQLIEPKVLATSVGLEPLPVLIATFAGLKLFGVLGLIIGPVSLVIIGAIIRAGVVRDLRNYIVSGRLR; from the coding sequence GTGAACAACGTATTTGTCAAACGCGTGCTGCGGGGCGCCTGGGTGTGCTCATTGCTTGTGGCCCTGCTGCTGCTTGCTTACTGGCTGATTCCTCTGCTGTACCCCTTCCTGATCGCCTGGTTTGTTGCCTATATGATGAATCCATTTGTTTCATGGCTTGATCGGCATTTCCGCCTTCCTCGCTGGTTATCCGTCATCCTGGCGCTGCTGGTCTATTTCGGGAGCGCAATCATCGTCTTCTCTGCCGCAGTAACCCGGCTCGTCAAAGAATTAATCCATGTTACAGAGTCTCTGGACCTAAGCATCGAGAAATGGAAAAACGCCTTCTTGGAGTGGAGCCAGAACGAAAAGCTTCAAAACATTCTTAACGAGATCAACCGCTTTATCGCAAGCCATCCCGGTTATTCCAACACCCTGCATAAGAACTTTGATTCCACAGCCGTGAACATCAGCAGCGCCATTTCCCGTGCGGTAGCAAGCCTATTAAACGGTGTCGTCAATTTACTGACCTCCCTTCCCAGCCTTGGCATTATCGTGCTCGTTATTTTGCTTGCCGCGTTCTTTATGAGCAAAAACTGGAATCAAAATTTGCAGCTGCTCACCCGTTTCATCCCGGAGCCTTTTCAGCAAACAGCCCGGGAGATTTGGAACGACCTGCAAAAAGCCTTATTCGGTTACCTGCAGACTCAGTTTATTATGATTTCAATTACAGCTGTAATCGTATTGATCGGACTATTGATTCTAGGGGTCGAGTCGGCCTTTACCTACGCCCTTTTAATCGGTTTCGTAGACCTTCTGCCCTATCTTGGCGTCGGGACAATCATGATCCCCTGGCTCGTTTATGCTTACGTAAGCGGCGACCTGTCGCTTGGCATTGGATTGTCAATTCTGTACGGCCTGCTTCTCGTCTCGCGCCAGCTTATCGAGCCCAAGGTGCTAGCCACTAGCGTAGGGCTTGAACCATTGCCCGTATTAATCGCCACGTTTGCCGGATTGAAATTATTCGGCGTGCTTGGCTTGATTATCGGCCCTGTATCTCTGGTCATCATCGGAGCAATCATTCGTGCAGGAGTGGTTCGTGACCTCCGAAATTATATCGTCAGCGGGCGGCTCCGCTAA
- a CDS encoding fumarate hydratase, whose amino-acid sequence MLQFEQSIYELIVETSTNLPGDVRRAVKRGALAENRDTRAGLALSTITTNIKMAEDQISPICQDTGMPTFIIHTPVGVNQIEMKKGILTAIKRATKEGKLRPNSVDSLTGENSGDNLGAGTPVIHFEQWEEDFIDIRLILKGGGCENKNIQYSLPAELEGLGRAGRDLDGIRKCILHAVYQAQGQGCSAGFIGVGIGGDRTTGYELAKQQLFRSADDVNPVNELRQLEEYIMDNANKLGIGTMGFGGEVTLLGCKVGAANRLPASFFVSVAYNCWAFRRQGVAIDPANGEIKNWLYERGSEVAMDNEPAASVKADAAPQASREVVLQTPITEEQIRSLRVGDVVVIKGEIHTGRDALHKYLMDHDAPVDLNGAVIYHCGPVMLKDEEGWHVKAAGPTTSIREEPYQGDIIKKFGIRAVIGKGGMGQKTLAALKEHGGVYLNAIGGAAQYYAECIKKVNGVDYMEFGIPEAMWHLEVDGFAAIVTMDSHGESLHADVEKSSLEKLAAFKEPVFK is encoded by the coding sequence ATGCTGCAGTTTGAACAGAGCATTTATGAACTCATTGTGGAGACTTCAACGAATTTGCCAGGAGATGTGCGCCGGGCTGTAAAACGTGGGGCACTGGCGGAAAATCGGGATACGAGAGCAGGGCTGGCCCTTTCCACGATCACGACAAATATCAAAATGGCAGAGGATCAAATATCACCAATTTGCCAGGATACGGGGATGCCTACCTTTATCATTCATACTCCTGTAGGCGTAAATCAAATTGAAATGAAGAAGGGAATCCTCACCGCGATCAAGCGCGCGACCAAGGAAGGCAAGCTGCGGCCTAATTCGGTTGATTCGTTAACCGGGGAGAACAGCGGGGACAATCTCGGAGCGGGAACGCCTGTGATCCATTTTGAGCAGTGGGAAGAGGATTTCATAGATATTCGTCTAATACTCAAAGGCGGCGGGTGCGAGAACAAGAATATCCAGTACAGCCTTCCGGCCGAGCTTGAAGGACTCGGGCGCGCTGGGCGGGATTTGGACGGCATTCGCAAGTGTATCCTGCATGCGGTGTATCAAGCCCAGGGCCAAGGCTGCAGCGCCGGATTTATAGGCGTCGGCATCGGCGGTGACCGGACGACAGGGTATGAGCTGGCAAAGCAGCAGCTGTTCCGTTCTGCGGATGATGTGAATCCGGTAAATGAGCTTAGACAACTGGAAGAATATATTATGGACAATGCGAACAAGCTGGGGATTGGAACGATGGGCTTCGGCGGCGAAGTGACGCTGCTTGGCTGTAAAGTCGGAGCTGCAAACCGCCTGCCGGCAAGCTTCTTTGTATCGGTAGCGTATAACTGCTGGGCTTTCCGCCGACAAGGGGTTGCCATAGATCCCGCTAACGGCGAAATCAAGAACTGGCTGTACGAGCGGGGATCCGAGGTAGCGATGGATAACGAACCGGCCGCTTCAGTGAAAGCGGATGCAGCTCCGCAGGCTAGCCGGGAGGTTGTTCTGCAAACCCCGATTACGGAGGAGCAGATTCGCAGCCTGCGGGTTGGAGATGTCGTCGTTATCAAAGGCGAAATCCACACGGGCCGCGACGCCCTTCATAAATATTTAATGGATCATGATGCTCCAGTCGATTTGAACGGCGCCGTTATCTATCACTGCGGACCAGTTATGCTTAAGGACGAGGAAGGCTGGCATGTAAAGGCTGCCGGGCCGACCACAAGCATCCGCGAGGAGCCTTATCAAGGCGATATTATTAAGAAATTCGGCATTCGCGCGGTAATCGGCAAGGGCGGCATGGGCCAGAAGACGCTTGCGGCGCTGAAAGAGCATGGCGGCGTTTATCTGAATGCCATTGGCGGCGCGGCGCAGTATTACGCCGAGTGCATTAAGAAGGTCAACGGGGTGGATTACATGGAGTTTGGCATCCCTGAGGCGATGTGGCATCTGGAGGTCGATGGCTTTGCGGCGATCGTTACGATGGATTCGCATGGAGAGAGCCTGCATGCGGATGTCGAGAAGTCTTCGCTAGAGAAGCTGGCGGCTTTCAAAGAGCCAGTATTTAAATAA
- a CDS encoding glycosyltransferase, whose translation MSAQPILVSVIISVQNEGIDLQTTLESMKVSRVAPRYEIIIVDEGSVDGCCDFLMHFKFDMPLRKLKAQRGISSRQLGASHALGEYLIFCSPRLYFEDGWMEALLEPIQQGRADCSTPSFTSQGRPVNIPQCSSPPGGLCASIYSYPAVTEEGDIPWLSWDCFAIRRQTLEELGGLADGFYTKEIETAEFSLRTWLSGRVCYYVPHITLTIVFRHNYPPDHRLAYWGSDLIAFTRIHFEKETVAKIRELVIACDGEQPGAPDREGLEEAREKYLGLRQHDPLWFANRFDITL comes from the coding sequence ATGTCTGCTCAACCTATTCTTGTATCCGTCATTATTTCGGTGCAGAACGAAGGAATTGATTTACAGACAACACTGGAGTCCATGAAGGTATCCCGTGTCGCTCCCCGTTACGAAATTATTATCGTGGACGAGGGTTCCGTGGACGGTTGTTGTGATTTCCTGATGCACTTCAAATTCGATATGCCGCTTCGCAAATTGAAGGCGCAGCGCGGAATTTCTTCCCGGCAGCTGGGCGCTTCCCACGCTCTGGGGGAATATTTGATTTTTTGCAGTCCGAGGCTTTATTTCGAGGATGGATGGATGGAGGCTCTGCTGGAGCCGATTCAGCAAGGCAGGGCGGATTGTTCAACGCCTTCGTTTACATCACAGGGTCGTCCGGTAAATATCCCGCAATGCAGCAGTCCACCGGGGGGATTATGCGCTTCGATTTACAGTTATCCGGCCGTTACAGAGGAAGGCGACATTCCTTGGCTGTCTTGGGATTGCTTTGCCATAAGACGCCAGACACTAGAGGAATTGGGGGGGCTTGCGGACGGATTCTATACGAAGGAAATTGAGACTGCTGAGTTTTCCCTGAGGACCTGGTTATCTGGACGGGTATGTTATTACGTTCCTCATATAACCCTGACGATTGTTTTTAGGCATAATTATCCGCCGGATCATCGGCTTGCTTACTGGGGCAGCGATCTCATTGCCTTTACACGAATCCATTTCGAGAAGGAGACCGTTGCCAAGATACGGGAGCTTGTTATAGCCTGTGATGGGGAGCAGCCTGGAGCTCCTGACCGGGAAGGACTTGAAGAAGCAAGGGAGAAGTATTTAGGGCTTCGCCAGCATGATCCGCTTTGGTTCGCGAACCGCTTTGACATTACGCTGTAA
- a CDS encoding FxsA family protein yields MRKWIAVIIALAFVAEFWAYVEVGERLGVGKTIFLTLATSIIGGLMMQFEGRKVMADAKAQMTGGQVPGRMMLDGICVFAGGIMLLAPGFITDLIGFTMVFPLTRPLYRLLLMKWIGKKIKEGKITFFRR; encoded by the coding sequence ATGCGCAAATGGATCGCTGTCATTATTGCTCTGGCGTTTGTCGCTGAGTTTTGGGCTTACGTCGAAGTGGGTGAGCGGCTCGGAGTTGGCAAAACGATATTTCTTACCCTAGCTACCTCGATCATCGGGGGATTGATGATGCAGTTCGAAGGACGTAAGGTCATGGCTGACGCAAAGGCGCAAATGACCGGAGGACAGGTTCCCGGCCGAATGATGCTGGATGGCATTTGCGTGTTCGCCGGAGGCATCATGCTGCTTGCCCCGGGCTTTATTACGGATCTCATCGGTTTTACCATGGTATTTCCGTTGACCAGACCGCTTTATCGCCTGCTGCTCATGAAATGGATCGGAAAGAAGATCAAGGAAGGAAAAATTACATTTTTTCGCCGTTAA